GTCAGAATGACGGCGAACAGAACCGGCAGAAAGAAGACGATCATCGGCACGGTCAGCTTCGGCGGAAGCGCGGCCGCCTTCTGCTCGGCGAGCATCAGGCGCGCGTCGCGGCTTTCCTGGCCGAGCACGCGCAGCGCATGCCCCAGCGGCGTGCCGTACTTCTCGGCCTGGGTCAGCACGGTGACGATCTGCTTCGTCGAGTCGATGCCCGTGCGCTTGGCAAAATTCTCGTACGCCGTGCGCCGCTCCGGCAGGTAGGACAGCTCGGCTGTGGTCAGCGTCAGCTCCTCGGCAAGCGGGACGGATTGAAGACCGATCTCCTGGCTCACCCTGCGGAACGCCTGCTCGATCGACATGCCGGACTCGACGCAGATCAAAAGCAGGTCCAGCGCATCGGGGAAGGCGCGCGCCACCGACAGCTGGCGCTTCTTGATCTTGTTGGCGATGAATAGCTCGGGCGCCTTTATGCCGAGATAAGCGCAAGCGATGACTGCGCCGATCTTGATCGTAATCGGCCAGCTGAAGTTGGCGATGAAGAAGATGTAGAGGAGCCCGAAGCTAAAAAAGACCGCGGGCGTTACGAGGCGGAAGAATAGGAAGGCGACCTCGGCCTGCGCACCGCGATAGCCGGCCATCAGCATCTGGTCCTTGGACTTTTCCGTGCCCAGCCAGCTCTTCAAGTTGAAGCGATCGACGATGCGCTTCATGTAGGCCTTCGGCTCGTAGCGAATGCTCTTCGTGCTCGCAGTAAGCTTCTCGCGCTCGCGCGCGCGGATGCGCTCGCGCTCTGTCGCGACGGAGCGCATGCGCTTATCGAGCTGGTCGGTCGACAGCAGCGGCATCGCGATCGTGACAATCGTCGCAAACGTCGCAATTGCGACGAGCGCAGCGCCGATCGTGTGTGGGTCCTCGAGCTGCTCAAAAGTCATCAGTTTTGACTCACACTACATGTCGAAGTTGATCATCTTCTTCATGATGAAGATGCCGCATGACATCCACACCGCGCAACCGGCGAGCACCATATGGCCGGTGCTCGTGTAGAAGAGGAGCGACATGTAAGCGGGGCTCGTCATATAAATCAGCGTGGCAACGATCGGTGGCAGCGCGCCTATGATGCCGGCAGACGCTTTCGCTTCGGCCGACATGGCCTTGATCTTCGCCTTCATCTTCTTGCGGTCGCGCAGAACGACCGACAGGTTGCCGAGCGCCTCGGCGAGATTGCCGCCCGCCTTCGCTTGGATGTTGATGACGATCGAGAAGAAGTTTGACTCAGCAAGCGGCACACGTTCGATGATGCGATCGACAGCCTCGGGGATCGAGAGACCCATTTGTTGCGCCTCGATGATCATGCGAAACTCGGTCTTGACCGGCTCGGCCGCCTCGGACGCGATGTTGCGCAGGCAATCGCCGAGCGGGATACCAGCCTTGATGCCGCGTACGATGATATCGACCGCGCTCGGAAACTCGTCGAGGAACTTCCTGAGCCGGCGCTTGCGCCGGAAGGAGACGACCCAGGACGGCAGGCCGAAGCCGCCGACGAAGAGCGCGCCGCCGGCCACGAACAGGTTCTGGCTCAAGATCAAAGCCACCGATGCCGCCAACAGCGCCGCCACCGCCGAGGCGATGTAATACTTCTGCCTGGACCAGGCGATGCCGCCCTGCAGGAGCTTCGTCTCGAGCGAGAGCTTCTTGCTCCGCGTGCGCGCATCGAGCTCCCTCAAGCTCTCCGCGACCGCCTTGCGCCGCTTGGCCGCATCGTTGACGCGACCCGCAAGCTGCGCGGGCATGCGGGATTGCAACGCCGCCTTCCGCTTCTCCGCCTGCGAGTCGCCGACAAGCAGGGGATAGGCGATCGCATAGATGCCGCCCCCGACGGCAAGGAGCGCAAGCAGCGGAAGCAGGAGCTGGTGAACGTCCAAGCGAGCTTTCCTTCAGGGCGATGCGGCTCAGGCCGCGTCCTTGACCTCGGATGCGTCGAGCGCGGCGGCGAGGCGGGTCTCCTCGCCGAAGTAGCGGGCGCGCTCCCAGAAGCGCGGGCGACCGACGCCGGTCGAGCGGTGGCGGCCCTTGAGACGGCCGGCCGCATCCTCGCCGGTCAGCTCGTAGAGCAGGAGATCCTGCGTGATGATGACGTCGCCTTCGAGCCCCATCACCTCGGTGACGTGCGTGATGCGACGCGAGCCGTCGCGAAGGCGCGCCGCCTGGATGATGACGTCGACCGACGAGCAGATCATCTCGCGGATGGTCTTCGAGGGCAGAGAGAAGCCGCCCATCGTGATCATCGATTCGAGACGCGACAGCGCTTCGCGCGGCGAGTTGGCGTGCAGCGTCCCCATCGAGCCGTCGTGGCCGGTGTTCATGGCCTGCAGGAGATCGAAGGCCTCGGGTCCGCGCACCTCGCCGACCACGATGCGTTCGGGTCGCATACGCAGGCAGTTCTTCACGAGGTCGCGCATGGTGACGGCGCCGGAGCCTTCGAGGTTCGGCGGCCGCGTCTCGAGACGCACCACGTGCGGCTGCTGCAGCTGCAGCTCGGCGGCGTCCTCGCAGGTGATCACGCGCTCGTCGTGCTCGATGTAGTTGGTCAGGCAGTTGAGCAGCGTCGTCTTGCCGGAGCCGGTACCGCCGGAGATGACGACGTTGCAGCGAACCTTGCCGATGATCTTCAAGATCTCGCCGCCCTCCGGCGAGATGGCGCCGAACCTGATGAGCTGGTCGAGCGTGAGCTTGTCCTTGCGAAACTTTCGGATGGTGAGTGCCGGCCCGTCGATCGCCAGCGGCGGCGCGATCACGTTGACGCGGGAGCCGTCCATGAGGCGCGCGTCGCAGATCGGCGAGGCTTCGTCGACGCGGCGGCCGACCTGGCTGACGATGCGCTGGCAGATGTTCATGAGCTGCGCGTTGTCGCGGAAGCGGATGTTTGTGAGCTGGATCTTGCCGCCGACCTCGATGAAGGTACGCATTGCGCCGTTGACCATGATGTCGGCGATGTCGTCGCGCGCCAGCAGCGGCTCGAGCGGACCGTAGCCAAGGATGTCGTTGCAGATGTCGTTGAGCAGGTCGTCCTGCT
This Beijerinckiaceae bacterium RH AL1 DNA region includes the following protein-coding sequences:
- a CDS encoding Pilus assembly protein (ID:RHAL1_02728;~source:Prodigal:2.6) — its product is MDVHQLLLPLLALLAVGGGIYAIAYPLLVGDSQAEKRKAALQSRMPAQLAGRVNDAAKRRKAVAESLRELDARTRSKKLSLETKLLQGGIAWSRQKYYIASAVAALLAASVALILSQNLFVAGGALFVGGFGLPSWVVSFRRKRRLRKFLDEFPSAVDIIVRGIKAGIPLGDCLRNIASEAAEPVKTEFRMIIEAQQMGLSIPEAVDRIIERVPLAESNFFSIVINIQAKAGGNLAEALGNLSVVLRDRKKMKAKIKAMSAEAKASAGIIGALPPIVATLIYMTSPAYMSLLFYTSTGHMVLAGCAVWMSCGIFIMKKMINFDM
- a CDS encoding Type II secretion system protein (ID:RHAL1_02727;~source:Prodigal:2.6) encodes the protein MTFEQLEDPHTIGAALVAIATFATIVTIAMPLLSTDQLDKRMRSVATERERIRAREREKLTASTKSIRYEPKAYMKRIVDRFNLKSWLGTEKSKDQMLMAGYRGAQAEVAFLFFRLVTPAVFFSFGLLYIFFIANFSWPITIKIGAVIACAYLGIKAPELFIANKIKKRQLSVARAFPDALDLLLICVESGMSIEQAFRRVSQEIGLQSVPLAEELTLTTAELSYLPERRTAYENFAKRTGIDSTKQIVTVLTQAEKYGTPLGHALRVLGQESRDARLMLAEQKAAALPPKLTVPMIVFFLPVLFAVILTPAIIQISGVVGGK
- a CDS encoding Pilus assembly protein CpaF (ID:RHAL1_02729;~source:Prodigal:2.6), which translates into the protein MFGKRAIAGPGADEKPRTMPAAVIPKVPAVAAKVVDHSKVSAPVPAEPVRSEEYYVTKSMIFGALIEAIDLSQLSRLDPDSARDEIRDIVQEIISIKNVVMSIAEQDDLLNDICNDILGYGPLEPLLARDDIADIMVNGAMRTFIEVGGKIQLTNIRFRDNAQLMNICQRIVSQVGRRVDEASPICDARLMDGSRVNVIAPPLAIDGPALTIRKFRKDKLTLDQLIRFGAISPEGGEILKIIGKVRCNVVISGGTGSGKTTLLNCLTNYIEHDERVITCEDAAELQLQQPHVVRLETRPPNLEGSGAVTMRDLVKNCLRMRPERIVVGEVRGPEAFDLLQAMNTGHDGSMGTLHANSPREALSRLESMITMGGFSLPSKTIREMICSSVDVIIQAARLRDGSRRITHVTEVMGLEGDVIITQDLLLYELTGEDAAGRLKGRHRSTGVGRPRFWERARYFGEETRLAAALDASEVKDAA